agaaGTGCACTCAGAATTTGAAGTTTTAAAATGCGCATATCATAGTTTACATGTGTCCTCTGCGTATCCGCTGCCACCCaagctccaccctccaccctgggCCCTGTTGAGCGCTACGCTGGTTTGTTGATTCAAGTGGTATACTCCCCTATTGGTTAAAGCGATCCAGTTGCTTTTGTTATTTGTTATCTTGATCTATATATCAATATTTTTGTATAGCTATGAGTTTGAGAGGAGCACACTTTCACTATTTAAATAATACAATTATAGTAATCACTGGGTAAAATTTTAAAAAGGACAAAAGTCAGAATGTCTCAAATCAGtagtagcaataataataataataataataatttaaattcTAGACACAGCCTTAAAACTTCCAATACATTTTTGTAGAGCTCTCTTGATCTCTTGATTTCTCAAGCTATATAGTATTGGATTCATCAATGGAGAAACTACAATATAGAGAAGAGATCTGTATTTGTTCATGCTGTCTGAACTTGGATCAGACGGGGCCATGTAGACAAGCATTAATGAACCATAGTATGTACAAACCATGGCCAAGTGAGAACTACAGGTAGAGAAGCCTTTGCTTCGTCCATAGGAAGTGGATATCTGAAGGATGGTGACTACAATGAAGATATATGTTACAATGACAAACACAAAAGGCAGAAATATCACAGCTATCGATATAACTAAGTCCTGAAGCATCAACCCAGAAATGTCTGAGGTGGACATTTGAAGGATCGGACCAAAATCACAGAAGAAATGGTCTATATAATCCAAACCACAGAACTTAAATTGGCAGATCACCAATATTTCACTCGATTCTAAAAGAAAAACTATTATCCAAAATCCAATGATCATCTGAAGAAAGACATGGGAGTTCATAAGCGATGAATATCGTAAAGGATTGCATACTGCCAGATAGCGATCAAAAGACATGGCGGCAATAAGGAAATTTTGGAAATAGCTGCTAATGCAAAACCAGTAGAGCTGAGTCATGCAGCTGGCCAGTGATACTATGATTTCGTCTTTGATGATGATGTCTAGAGCCAACGGCACCACACTGGTGGTCAACATGACATCAGACGTAGCCAAGTGTTTGAGAAAAAAGAACATGGGAATTTTAAGTTTTTCAATAGTTGTCACTAGAATAATGATTAAAATATTTGCACCAAGTATAACTACATATGTCAAAAAGAACATAGTGAATAATAGAGTTCTAAAATGATACAGACCTCGAAAGCCAAGCAGTCTAACTTTTGTTACTTGAGTTTGATTGACCTCACACATTATTTATTACATAGAATTATATTCAAGCCAATGGTAATGTGTTttgtatctgaaaaaaaaaaccacaaaaaagctgaaaaaataaaattgattgaaaaaGAGCTTGATTAATAGCATATTTTTTTTCATGGAAATCAGAACGTTAAGAAATCTTAACACATACTAATATAGTTTGATGGTGCCTTATTCAATTGCAACTGGGACAAAATATCCAGTgaattgtgcatggaggaaaggaGATTTTGTCCCTTATTTATAAAAGGATTCTTCATAGTGAGAGTGTCTAAGATGTGGAAATTCTTacaacagaaggtagctatggtaAACCCTATACAATACTTGCCTTTAATgcggttttaaactctgacaaaatattgaataaaaatgtgtttctctactttttataacccatacagttatcatatttgcttttgtgcacaagtattattattcatttagaaattacaagttcccaacgttcattttatttacttttaaagctgctggtgcattttattcataactgttgtatttctattgtaaatgctccctgtaatgatttctgagcagtgtttcagttcggGACTCtttagcagaagtttctgcatAGTCAGAGAAtgcttacttaattgtatcaagtgaagaatgtaaacacaagataaggttatcaccagttcggatgcagctgcccctgcaggagaaaaagtcagtcctgtgatttaaccctttgaatgctgttttacaaaaaaaaaattgtgttagtatattataagctgtaaataaccttttagagcaaagaagaaatgctgggtttcataccactttaaaaggGCTTGTATGCTTTGCTTGCCTTGAAGGTGGTGCACAGCTATGATTTCATAGAAACCTCAGatgaaaataaatgcaaaattAACAGTTACCCAGtcatttttgtatttattatcCCACCGAATGGCATCTATTTGTAGCCAGTCTCCTGTTTTCCTACTTGAGTCTGCATTGTGCACCCTATTTTTGCATGCTTCCTATGCAATGCAGCCGGACATACTGTTTCTGAACCATATATACCAAGGACACTCTCTGCTGTTGACATTTGGGAGGGCAGCGGGCACTTATTTGACAAGGATGTTCAGAGTTGTAGATATGATTTGGGTCTACAGCAGTAGCGTAAGAGGCAACAAAATGTATGAAGACCTAAAGATTGAGCAGGTAGCTATAATTTTTTTGATATATTCTCATCTTAGGTACTTTGTAAAGTGATACTAGATCTAAGCCAAAAAAAGGCATAAGGCTATGGCTGAGTGTTTGGTACACTTTTTGCTGTTTCCTTTATCATATTTGTTTAAGGGTGTGCATGTAAAACAATTCTAATGATTTATTCTATACTATTTATATGTTACGCTGTTTCTGTGCAAAACACATCCTGTTTGGAATGTCAATGTTGCATAACTTTAATCTTGTATGTAAAATgtaattgaaaaaataaataaataaatagagaaaagtaaaacaacaacaacaacaacaaataacatttgtaaagcgcttttctcccataggactcaaagcgcataagcatggctccgaccatcgtggtacagaggaagaattttataagtccggaaatgccaggctaaacaggtggcttttcagtctggatttgaatagctccagggatggtgctgtctttactgggtgtggcagggagttccaaagagtaggggaagCATGACCCCGGAACAGGATAAAATGGATTTCTCTCCCTTACACTTACAATTCTTTTAATATGTTTCTTACTCTTTATCATACTGTTAATATTTTACTATTTTcctcgcacacatttttttgaggTGATATGAAGAAATGTGTTAAAATAGAAATGACCTGAACAGACATTGAATTGAATAGACATTGAATTCCTTAATGTTCTTCCCAGTCCCCCCTTCCCAATTTATAAATGTCTTAATGTTTCACCCAATTGTTCACCAAGCCACAACAGCTACACAGTCCATAGGTGaacatacccccttttacatcaaCCAGCTGCCTGACTCCCTCGCTTACAATTTATGTTAGCTGGTTATTGATAtcaaataataatcctaacatttgtacagtgcttttctcctgttggactcaaagcactaaagagctgcagccactgggatgcgctcaagaggcctcACTGCAGTGTTAGAAAgtattgcccaaggacttcttactgacagagcccttaaccagtacactatccagttgaTATCTATATTTGGGTAGCAATGTGAACAGTACTGACTGATTGTGAGCTGATTAATGGTGTATACAGAAGAGTAGGAATGAGCAAGCACAGTTTCATGAGAAGAAAAACTACCTTTACACATGTCCAAGTAGGGGTCCATGGCAGAGATGGTCAATTTACCAGTATGACTGCCTCTTACTGCAGCACTCCAAGTTGTACTCCACCCTCCCAATACTTCCTACAGCAGAAGTCCAGCGGTGAAGGAGAAAGTAACAAAAGGATGAGTGCAGCTTGGCGCACCATGGAAAGAGACATACAGATAAATATTAAACTATCTCTGCTGTGGCCTCATCCTCGGACATGAGCAGGTATAGTTTCACTGTGCTTTCACATCCCTTACAAGAGAGCACTCTACTCTtctactttttaaatattttttaaagatctgcttgtaacgatcggtgtcagcacgcagagagaatctgatcattgatgatctgcagaatcatcaacaatacagatgtatacttgattatggatgatctgcagaatcaccaataatacaagtatgactaacctctggacacctaataaagagtaagtgtttggtgtaactgtaggctatctcccgagaagcgggagatataggcagctcggccaggaaccacctgaggggcaggtggtcctgggcagtgcagagactatctccttgagtgagagaatagtgagaacctggcaaccagggatatctaATATTTCAGATAAtacactgcactgcagccagggaactccaggagaagagaccactggctgctaaccggccggactctctgaggagcgggagtcctaaGTGCAGCTGACACTaggtggaatggtgtcactgctagtacagatagactgagcactcaagggtgagtgacagcctggaaggtcggacaggccaggtcggcaacacacgagcagatgaggtacagagacagaagactgattcggtaaccgggtacacgcagggtctggcaacaggtagacagatatgcagaggtaccgaatcagaaagcaatagagagg
This DNA window, taken from Hyperolius riggenbachi isolate aHypRig1 chromosome 3, aHypRig1.pri, whole genome shotgun sequence, encodes the following:
- the LOC137561984 gene encoding olfactory receptor 5P64-like; amino-acid sequence: MLTTSVVPLALDIIIKDEIIVSLASCMTQLYWFCISSYFQNFLIAAMSFDRYLAVCNPLRYSSLMNSHVFLQMIIGFWIIVFLLESSEILVICQFKFCGLDYIDHFFCDFGPILQMSTSDISGLMLQDLVISIAVIFLPFVFVIVTYIFIVVTILQISTSYGRSKGFSTCSSHLAMVCTYYGSLMLVYMAPSDPSSDSMNKYRSLLYIVVSPLMNPILYSLRNQEIKRALQKCIGSFKAVSRI